In a single window of the Megalobrama amblycephala isolate DHTTF-2021 linkage group LG3, ASM1881202v1, whole genome shotgun sequence genome:
- the LOC125264299 gene encoding neurotrophin receptor-interacting factor 1-like yields the protein MQATSAAGTPFADIIASLAALHQEQHRALLDLHQDQERRFEAIVQGQQEDRERFRSWIDREVPAETSAAAAGPFPLPLQKMGPQDDPEAFLDLFEKSAEVSGWPRDQWPMRLVPLLSGESQVAAQQLPIQNLLVFNDLKRAILQRVGRSPEQHRQRFRSLELGEAGRPFVLAQQLRDSCRKWLMADGGDAEQMIDRVVLEQFTTRLPKKTAEWVQCHRPTSLDSAIQLAEDHLVACPGVGEPLPSVSLSPSLLPLSLSKPVPLPRSRPPGPPRVPPRGRGGTDSRQFVAPRAPPRGAGLATAGLDPAPASPLSPRQSFGPFSATGAAGRSGPACWRCGDPDHFIDRCPVMEVGTLIRVPDDLQVAPGQAGQYQIP from the exons ATGCAGGCAACCTCCGCCGCTGGGACGCCGTTTGCGGACATCATCGCATCCCTCGCGGCCCTCCATCAAGAGCAACATCGGGCCCTGCTAGATCTCCACCAGGATCAGGAGCGCCGCTTCGAGGCGATTGTCCAGGGccagcaggaggaccgcgagaggttccggagctggatagACCGGGAGGTTCCCGCGGAGACCAGCGCGGCAGCTGCTGGCCCCTTCCCGCTGCCACTGCAGAAGATGGGCCCGCAAGATGACCCGGAGGCCTTCCTGGACCTATTTGAAAAGTCTGCCGAGGTGTCAGGTTGGCCCCGGGACCAGTGGCCCATGCGGCTCGTCCCGCTGCTCTCGGGCGAGTCGCAGGTGGCAGCGCAGCAGCTGCCCAtccagaacctcctggtcttcAACGACCTCAAGAGGGCCATCCTGCAGCGGGTCGGCCGCTCCCCCGAGCAGCACCGTCAGCGCTTCCGGTCTCTGGAGCTGGGGGAGGCGGGCCGGCCCTTCGtgttggcccaacagctccgggactcgtgcCGCAAATGGCTGATGGCCGACGGAGGCGACGCGGAGCAAATGATCGATCGCGTGGTGCTGGAACAGTTCACCACTCGGCTCCCAAAGAAGaccgccgagtgggtccagtgccaccggccCACGTCGCTGGATTCGGCCATCCAATTGGCGGAGGACCACTTGGTGGCGTGCccaggggtcggcgaacccctgccatctgtctctctctctccctctcttcttcccctctctctctctaaacctGTCCCTCTACCTAGGTCCCGTCCGCCCGGCCCGCCTCGTGTTCCGCCCCGGGGGCGGGGTGGAACGGATTCTCGGCAGTTCGTGGCGCCAAGAGCCCCGCCCAGGGGGGCGGGACTGGCCACCGCCGGGCTGGACCCCGCGCCtgcttctcccctctctccacgccaatcaTTCGGCCCGTTCTCCGCCACTGgagcggcgggcaggtctgggccggcctgttggcgttgcggggacccggatCACTTCATAGACCGGTGTCCAGTGATGGAGGTGGGGACATTGATCCGGGTCCCGGACGACCTGCAGGTCGCCCCCGGTCAGGCTGGTCAGTACCAGATACca taa
- the LOC125264301 gene encoding C-type mannose receptor 2-like isoform X1, with amino-acid sequence MEQTLYFILLLIALCSVSECVQRQYHFINVRKNWTEAQRYCREKYTDLATVDNMNDMNELKKSVNDERVWIGLERMSVGKWQWSSGDPALYLNWAPTQPETSECGFMTNGQWHDLACSSSLTFICSSSNNMNTGLVFVNQGKNWREAQSYCRQNHIDLVSVRNQNENQQLQQFISDHHSSGSWIWIGLFRDSWQWSDQSNSSFRYWAPGEPNNDGGNENCAAIEPNTQGKWIDISCNNQFPFVCHEVLCPDKLILIKENLTWSEALRYCRQNHVDLVSVHSEEMQLDVMNVVKQASTEAVWLGLRYSHILGIWYWVSGDTVCYQNWAPGNGTAVENCDSAVRSGAVQSGGDQRWISRPETDRLNFICSRNEE; translated from the exons ATGGAGCAAACTCTATATTTCATTCTTCTTCTCATTG ctctctgCTCCGTATCTGAATGTGTTCAGCGTCAGTATCACTTTATAAATGTGAGGAAGAACTGGACTGAAGCTCAGAGATACTGCAGAGAGAAATACACAGATCTGGCCACCGTTGACAACATGAACGACATGAACGAGCTGAAGAAGAGTGTGAATGATGAACGTGTCTGGATTGGGCTGGAGAGGATGAGTGTTGGTAAATGGCAGTGGTCTTCAGGTGATCCTGCGCTCTATCTGAACTGGGCTCCTACACAACCTGAAACTAGTGAGTGTGGTTTTATGACAAATGGACAATGGCATGATTTGGCATGTAGTAGCAGCCTGACTTTCATCTGCAGTTCATCTAACAACA TGAACACAGGACTCGTCTTTGTCAATCAGGGGAAGAATTGGAGAGAAGCTCAGAGTTACTGCAGACAGAATCACATTGATCTGGTCAGTGTGAGGAACCAGAATGAGAATCAACAGCTTCAGCAGTTCATTAGTGATCATCATTCATCTGGATCATGGATCTGGATCGGTCTGTTCAGAGACTCATGGCAGTGGTCAGATCAGAGTAACTCCTCATTCAGATACTGGGCTCCTGGTGAACCTAATAATGATGGAGGTAATGAAAACTGTGCAGCGATCGAACCGAACACTCAGGGAAAATGGATAGACATCTCTTGCAACAACCAGTTTCCTTTTGTGTGTCATGAAG TTTTGTGTCCAGATAAACTGATTCTGATCAAAGAGAATCTGACGTGGTCTGAAGCTCTGAGATACTGCAGACAGAATCATGTGGATCTGGTCTCGGTTCATTCAGAAGAGATGCAGCTTGACGTGATGAATGTGGTTAAACAGGCGTCTACTGAGGCGGTGTGGTTGGGTTTACGTTACTCCCACATTTTGGGCATCTGGTACTGGGTGAGCGGAGACACCGTGTGCTATCAGAACTGGGCTCCAGGGAACGGCACAGCAGTGGAGAACTGTGATTCTGCAGTGAGATCTGGAGCAGTTCAGTCTGGAGGAGATCAGCGCTGGATCAGCCGTCCTGAGACTGACAGACTCAACTTCATCTGCAGCAGAAATGAAGAATGA
- the LOC125264301 gene encoding C-type mannose receptor 2-like isoform X2 encodes MEQTLYFILLLIALCSVSECVQRQYHFINVRKNWTEAQRYCREKYTDLATVDNMNDMNELKKSVNDERVWIGLERMSVGKWQWSSGDPALYLNWAPTQPETSECGFMTNGQWHDLACSSSLTFICSSSNNMNTGLVFVNQGKNWREAQSYCRQNHIDLVSVRNQNENQQLQQFISDHHSSGSWIWIGLFRDSWQWSDQSNSSFRYWAPGEPNNDGGNENCAAIEPNTQGKWIDISCNNQFPFVCHEDKLILIKENLTWSEALRYCRQNHVDLVSVHSEEMQLDVMNVVKQASTEAVWLGLRYSHILGIWYWVSGDTVCYQNWAPGNGTAVENCDSAVRSGAVQSGGDQRWISRPETDRLNFICSRNEE; translated from the exons ATGGAGCAAACTCTATATTTCATTCTTCTTCTCATTG ctctctgCTCCGTATCTGAATGTGTTCAGCGTCAGTATCACTTTATAAATGTGAGGAAGAACTGGACTGAAGCTCAGAGATACTGCAGAGAGAAATACACAGATCTGGCCACCGTTGACAACATGAACGACATGAACGAGCTGAAGAAGAGTGTGAATGATGAACGTGTCTGGATTGGGCTGGAGAGGATGAGTGTTGGTAAATGGCAGTGGTCTTCAGGTGATCCTGCGCTCTATCTGAACTGGGCTCCTACACAACCTGAAACTAGTGAGTGTGGTTTTATGACAAATGGACAATGGCATGATTTGGCATGTAGTAGCAGCCTGACTTTCATCTGCAGTTCATCTAACAACA TGAACACAGGACTCGTCTTTGTCAATCAGGGGAAGAATTGGAGAGAAGCTCAGAGTTACTGCAGACAGAATCACATTGATCTGGTCAGTGTGAGGAACCAGAATGAGAATCAACAGCTTCAGCAGTTCATTAGTGATCATCATTCATCTGGATCATGGATCTGGATCGGTCTGTTCAGAGACTCATGGCAGTGGTCAGATCAGAGTAACTCCTCATTCAGATACTGGGCTCCTGGTGAACCTAATAATGATGGAGGTAATGAAAACTGTGCAGCGATCGAACCGAACACTCAGGGAAAATGGATAGACATCTCTTGCAACAACCAGTTTCCTTTTGTGTGTCATGAAG ATAAACTGATTCTGATCAAAGAGAATCTGACGTGGTCTGAAGCTCTGAGATACTGCAGACAGAATCATGTGGATCTGGTCTCGGTTCATTCAGAAGAGATGCAGCTTGACGTGATGAATGTGGTTAAACAGGCGTCTACTGAGGCGGTGTGGTTGGGTTTACGTTACTCCCACATTTTGGGCATCTGGTACTGGGTGAGCGGAGACACCGTGTGCTATCAGAACTGGGCTCCAGGGAACGGCACAGCAGTGGAGAACTGTGATTCTGCAGTGAGATCTGGAGCAGTTCAGTCTGGAGGAGATCAGCGCTGGATCAGCCGTCCTGAGACTGACAGACTCAACTTCATCTGCAGCAGAAATGAAGAATGA